The following coding sequences lie in one Sphingobium sp. KCTC 72723 genomic window:
- a CDS encoding OprO/OprP family phosphate-selective porin → MTPQSRLAAGTALALLLAPLPVAAQAMDAAEAEALRAQVAALKAQVDRLEARLNNTPPTVSVAVAKTEQAAETTAVSPAKVAQAKPAGDTAINWKGGPVFTRGAASFHVKGRIQYDAGLLMTPASVNDRAKGYGNELRRLRLGGEGQLGGGFGYKLELELSDNVSDLVDTFITYEKGKWLVTLGNHNAFQSLDELIGDTGGSVMERAAFTDAFGFERRLGLSAQYRSGILLAQAGIFSDSADSLTNASDGANGGDENNSYGVDGRIVLAPKFGATQLHFGASAHWRDFQRLSETPQRYRQRAYLHTGNSRFLATPNIPADGESHYGVELAGTRGPLWWAGEGHWLRVSRPGLSDPTFFGGYGEVGYVFTGETRGYKNGILGTVKPARPMGSGGWGALQATVRYDYLNMNDKGIVGGTQNAVIAALVWTPIENLRFNINYGHLDYTNAAILAGTKRDYGVDVVGWRAELDF, encoded by the coding sequence ATGACACCGCAATCTCGACTCGCCGCCGGCACTGCGCTGGCCCTGTTGCTGGCGCCGCTTCCGGTCGCTGCGCAGGCCATGGACGCGGCGGAGGCAGAGGCTTTGCGCGCGCAGGTCGCGGCTCTGAAGGCGCAGGTAGACCGGCTGGAAGCACGGTTGAACAACACGCCACCCACTGTCTCTGTCGCTGTCGCCAAAACGGAACAAGCCGCTGAAACGACAGCGGTTTCCCCGGCCAAAGTCGCGCAGGCAAAACCGGCGGGCGACACCGCAATCAACTGGAAGGGCGGACCTGTATTCACCAGGGGCGCGGCCAGTTTCCACGTCAAGGGTCGCATCCAATATGATGCTGGCCTGCTCATGACCCCGGCCAGCGTGAACGACCGGGCCAAGGGCTATGGCAATGAATTGCGCCGCCTGCGGCTGGGCGGGGAAGGGCAGTTGGGCGGCGGATTCGGCTACAAGCTGGAACTGGAGCTGTCGGACAATGTCTCCGATCTGGTCGACACGTTCATCACCTATGAAAAGGGCAAGTGGCTCGTCACGCTGGGCAATCACAATGCCTTCCAGTCGCTCGACGAACTGATCGGCGACACTGGCGGTTCGGTGATGGAACGCGCCGCCTTTACCGACGCTTTCGGGTTTGAACGGCGTCTGGGCCTGTCCGCCCAATATCGTTCCGGCATCCTGCTGGCGCAGGCGGGCATCTTCTCCGACAGCGCCGATTCGCTGACCAATGCGTCGGACGGTGCCAATGGTGGCGACGAAAATAACAGCTATGGCGTCGATGGCCGCATCGTGCTGGCCCCCAAATTCGGCGCGACCCAGCTTCATTTCGGCGCATCGGCCCATTGGCGTGACTTTCAGCGCCTGTCCGAAACGCCCCAGCGCTACCGCCAGCGCGCCTATCTCCACACCGGCAACAGCCGCTTTCTGGCGACGCCCAACATCCCGGCGGATGGCGAAAGCCATTATGGCGTCGAACTGGCTGGCACTCGCGGTCCGCTCTGGTGGGCGGGGGAAGGGCATTGGCTGCGCGTGTCGCGTCCCGGCCTGTCGGACCCCACTTTCTTCGGCGGCTATGGCGAAGTGGGCTATGTGTTCACCGGCGAAACGCGCGGATACAAGAACGGCATATTAGGCACCGTCAAACCCGCCCGCCCAATGGGCAGCGGCGGCTGGGGCGCGTTGCAGGCGACGGTGCGCTACGACTATCTGAACATGAACGACAAGGGCATCGTCGGCGGCACCCAGAACGCCGTCATTGCTGCGCTGGTGTGGACGCCGATCGAAAATCTGCGCTTCAACATCAATTACGGCCATCTCGACTATACCAACGCGGCGATCCTGGCCGGTACGAAGCGGGACTATGGCGTCGATGTCGTGGGCTGGCGCGCGGAACTGGATTTCTGA
- a CDS encoding ATP-binding protein — translation MAPDTDSPRNDAPGARLRWSNRISLTPRILAVNVFALALLAGGFFYLDSYRTRIIDARLEQSARELKLLAIGLDNARTDRQGALIAAYARQTGDRVRRYAPDGHRLSDSFAMNAPRYRLRLPSEEGWQRHVARFLDKAMDRVVSADRPPNFTEPTVDRAEAWPELLMARKTGRPQAVNRYAPDRTIVISAAVMMRDGTSLFATENARDITRTVRAERLRLGMVLGVAALASVLLSLFLARTIVQPLQRLARAAVRVRLGRAREVTVPRLPERRDEIGMLARALSDMSHALRQRIDATDAFAADVSHELKNPIASLRSAIEALDRVDRPDLRAQLMAIAQDDVRRLDRLVTDIAEASRVDAELSRTRFEPIDLGLLIEKMVIAREARGVPRGVRLAFARPRKDVAVVLGEEGRLIRVLDNLIDNAISFSPEGGLVRIVATVADDQVLVSVEDEGPGVPESEREHVFRRFHSVRPEGESFGKHSGLGLAIARSIIDGHQGRISIADRQDDLSGACFILHLPMAVARDPGMVSE, via the coding sequence ATGGCGCCGGATACCGATTCTCCGAGGAATGATGCGCCGGGCGCCCGGCTGCGCTGGTCCAACCGGATCAGCCTGACGCCGCGCATCCTGGCGGTGAACGTCTTTGCGCTGGCGCTGCTGGCGGGGGGGTTCTTCTACCTCGACAGCTATCGCACGCGCATCATCGACGCGCGGCTGGAACAGTCGGCGCGCGAGCTGAAACTGCTGGCGATCGGCCTGGATAATGCGCGGACCGACCGGCAGGGCGCGCTGATCGCGGCCTATGCGCGCCAGACCGGCGACCGGGTGCGGCGCTATGCACCCGATGGCCATCGCCTGTCCGACAGTTTTGCGATGAACGCGCCGCGCTATCGCCTGCGCCTGCCTTCGGAAGAAGGGTGGCAGCGCCATGTCGCGCGCTTTCTGGACAAGGCGATGGACCGGGTCGTGTCCGCCGACCGGCCGCCCAATTTCACAGAACCGACGGTCGATCGCGCCGAAGCGTGGCCCGAACTGCTGATGGCGCGCAAGACCGGGCGACCGCAGGCCGTGAACCGATATGCCCCCGACCGCACGATCGTCATATCCGCCGCCGTCATGATGCGCGACGGCACCAGCCTGTTCGCGACCGAAAATGCTCGCGACATCACACGCACGGTCAGGGCGGAGCGGCTGCGCCTGGGCATGGTGCTGGGCGTGGCGGCGCTGGCGTCGGTGCTGCTATCGCTGTTTCTGGCGCGGACCATCGTCCAGCCGCTCCAGCGACTGGCGCGCGCCGCCGTGCGGGTGCGGCTGGGCCGCGCGCGCGAAGTGACGGTGCCGCGCCTGCCCGAACGGCGCGACGAAATCGGTATGCTGGCGCGCGCGCTATCGGACATGAGCCATGCCCTGCGCCAGCGGATCGACGCGACCGATGCGTTCGCCGCCGATGTCAGCCATGAATTGAAGAACCCGATCGCATCGCTGCGGTCGGCCATAGAGGCGCTGGACCGGGTGGATCGGCCGGACCTGCGCGCGCAGTTGATGGCGATCGCGCAGGATGATGTGCGCAGACTCGACCGGCTGGTCACTGATATTGCCGAAGCGTCGCGCGTAGACGCGGAGCTTTCCCGCACCCGGTTCGAGCCGATCGACCTTGGCCTGCTGATCGAAAAGATGGTGATCGCACGGGAAGCGCGCGGGGTGCCGCGTGGCGTGCGTCTGGCCTTTGCCCGCCCGCGCAAGGATGTGGCGGTGGTGCTGGGCGAGGAAGGGCGGCTGATCCGCGTCCTCGACAACCTTATCGACAATGCCATATCCTTCTCCCCCGAAGGCGGGCTGGTGCGGATCGTGGCGACGGTGGCGGACGATCAGGTGCTGGTCAGCGTCGAGGATGAAGGGCCAGGCGTCCCCGAATCAGAGCGCGAACATGTGTTCCGCCGGTTCCACAGCGTGCGGCCGGAGGGCGAGAGTTTCGGTAAGCATTCGGGCCTTGGCCTCGCCATCGCCCGTTCGATCATCGACGGGCATCAGGGCCGGATCAGCATCGCCGACCGCCAGGATGATCTGAGCGGGGCGTGCTTCATCCTGCACCTGCCAATGGCGGTGGCGCGCGATCCGGGGATGGTTTCGGAGTGA
- a CDS encoding response regulator transcription factor, producing the protein MTATIALVDDDKNILTSVSIALQTEGFMTRVYSDPEGALKALLDNPADLAVFDIKMPRMDGLELLRRLREKSAMPVIFLTSKADELDEALGLAMGADDYISKPFSQRLLIARIRAILRRAEVSRMPDAPDEPVADPIVRGRLEMDPARHRVKWKGEDVTLTVTEFLILEALAQRPGVVKNRNQLMDTAYQDDVYVDDRTIDSHIKRLRRKFREVDSDFNAIDTLYGAGYRFSEE; encoded by the coding sequence ATGACCGCAACCATCGCCTTGGTGGATGACGACAAGAATATCCTGACGTCCGTGTCGATCGCCCTCCAGACCGAAGGCTTTATGACGCGGGTCTATTCCGACCCCGAAGGCGCGCTCAAGGCGTTGCTGGACAATCCCGCCGACCTGGCCGTGTTCGACATCAAGATGCCGCGCATGGACGGACTGGAACTGTTGCGCCGGTTGCGGGAAAAGAGCGCGATGCCGGTCATTTTCCTGACGTCCAAGGCCGATGAACTGGACGAGGCGCTGGGGCTGGCGATGGGGGCGGACGATTATATTTCCAAGCCCTTCTCGCAACGGCTGCTGATCGCCCGCATCCGCGCCATCCTGCGCCGGGCCGAAGTCAGCCGGATGCCCGATGCGCCGGACGAGCCGGTTGCCGACCCGATCGTGCGGGGGCGGCTGGAAATGGATCCGGCGCGCCATCGGGTAAAATGGAAGGGGGAGGATGTGACGCTGACCGTCACCGAATTCCTGATCCTGGAGGCGCTGGCCCAGCGGCCCGGCGTGGTGAAGAACCGCAACCAGTTGATGGACACCGCCTATCAGGATGATGTCTATGTCGACGACCGGACGATCGACAGTCATATCAAGCGGCTGCGCCGCAAATTCCGCGAGGTAGATTCCGATTTTAACGCGATCGACACACTCTATGGCGCCGGATACCGATTCTCCGAGGAATGA